A stretch of Aythya fuligula isolate bAytFul2 chromosome 1, bAytFul2.pri, whole genome shotgun sequence DNA encodes these proteins:
- the RAB30 gene encoding ras-related protein Rab-30 — protein sequence MSMEDYDFLFKIVLIGNAGVGKTCLVRRFTQGLFPPGQGATIGVDFMIKTVEINGEKVKLQIWDTAGQERFRSITQSYYRSANALILTYDITCEESFRCLPEWLREIEQYASNKVITVLVGNKIDLADKREVSQQRAAEFSEAQDMYYLETSAKESDNVEKLFLDLACRLISEARQNTLVNNVSSPLPGEGKSISYLTCCNFN from the exons ATGAGTATGGAAGATTATGATTTCCTcttcaaaattgttttaattggcAACGCTGGTGTGGGGAAGACCTGCTTGGTCCGACGCTTCACGCAG gggCTTTTCCCACCAGGCCAAGGTGCCACGATTGGAGTTGACTTTATGATTAAAACCGTGGAGATAAATGGTGAAAAAGTAAAG CTGCAGATCTGGGACACGGCAGGACAGGAGCGGTTCCGGTCCATAACGCAGAGTTACTACCGCAGCGCCAACGCCTTGATACTCACCTACGACATCACCTGCGAGGAGTCCTTCCGATGCCTCCCCGAGTGGCTGAGAGAAATCGAGCAGTATGCCAGCAATAAGGTCATCACCGTGCTAGTGG GTAATAAGATTGATTTAGCCGATAAGAGGGAAGTCTCCCAGCAAAGAGCTGCAGAGTTCTCCGAAGCACAGGACATGTACTATCTGGAAACCTCAGCGAAAGAATCGGATAATGTGGAAAAACTCTTCCTGGACTTAGCCTGCCGGCTGATCAGCGAGGCACGGCAGAACACCCTTGTGAACAATGTCTCATCCCCCTTACCAGGAGAGGGGAAAAGTATCAGCTATTTGACTTgctgtaattttaattaa